The following coding sequences are from one Capsicum annuum cultivar UCD-10X-F1 chromosome 3, UCD10Xv1.1, whole genome shotgun sequence window:
- the LOC107863910 gene encoding protein JASON, producing MGCLLGCFGGDKDKKRRKNRKKVIPRDQKHVCQDPPRSIISTEQSITEDPSGNLLSQAQDRLEEQLSLSARKKVTFDSKVTTYEPVLSMYESTDSLPETKKSGEDEREEGYLAKSSQSKSSSEEGSVISSVGSYPTNHRYQNCRDSDDEAEEFGDSDLDEECDPNDDEDYGDSDCEGGEVLSEPVAAASFGSKGGQSFHQVKEQEVDSPTLMFDMPDKEMRKGETNGYVRDRSAYIHPVLNPVENLSQWKSVKSHAAEPLKLLPQKENVAAEVEGPRALFSLEPTFKQSSSSFKPKPKDQDIRVDASLSNWLVTPDNTRKKAGFSVLETVTSEKSMSQSSNSVMSFEDRPILGALTIEELKQHSATSSPRKSPCRSPDEMPIIGTVGTYWNPLGSAKGSGSASSFKGIPNSTSKYREDKRVNWHSTPFEARLDKALQGAAEASLA from the exons ATGGGTTGTTTACTTGGGTGTTTTGGTGGTGATAAGGACAAGAAACGCcgcaaaaataggaaaaaagtcATTCCTCGAGACCAA AAACATGTTTGTCAGGATCCTCCGAGAAGCATCATCTCTACGGAACAAAGCATCACGGAGGACCCCTCAGGGAACTTGCTTAGTCAAGCACa AGATAGGCTTGAGGAGCAACTGAGCTTGAGTGCTAGAAAAAAAGTTACCTTTGATTCTAAGGTTACTACATATGAACCTGTACTTTCAATGTATGAAAGTACAGATTCTTTGCCTGAAACCAAGAAATCTGGTGAAGACGAAAGAGAAGAGGGATATCTTGCTAAATCAAGCCAGTCCAAATCTTCCTCTGAAGAGGGTTCTGTCATATCTAGCGTTGGATCGTATCCTACAAACCACAGGTATCAGAACTGCAGAGACAGTGATGATGAAGCTGAGGAGTTTGGTGATAGTGACTTGGACGAAGAATGTGATCCGAATGATGATGAAGATTATGGGGATTCAGATTGTGAAGGTGGAGAAGTGTTGTCTGAGCCAGTGGCAGCTGCTTCATTTGGATCTAAGGGTGGCCAGTCCTTTCATCAAGTGAAAGAACAGGAAGTGGATAGTCCTACTTTGATGTTCGATATGCCTGATAAGGAAATGAGGAAGGGTGAAACAAACGGATATGTGAGGGATAGGAGTGCTTACATCCATCCTGTGTTGAACCCTGTAGAGAACCTCAGTCAGTGGAAAAGTGTGAAATCACACGCAGCAGAACCCTTGAAGCTGCTGCCACAGAAGGAAAATGTTGCTGCAGAAGTAGAAGGGCCTCGTGCTTTGTTCAGTTTAGAACCGACATTTAAGCAATCATCGTCGAGTTTCAAGCCAAAGCCTAAGGATCAAGATATTAGAGTTGATGCTAGTCTATCAAATTGGTTGGTTACACCTGATAACACTCGTAAGAAGGCTGGTTTCAGTGTGCTTGAGACTGTTACATCAGAAAAGAGCATGTCACAAAGTTCTAACTCTGTGATGAGCTTTGAAGACAGACCTATTTTAGGTGCCTTGACAATTGAGGAGCTGAAACAGCATTCAGCAACTTCCTCTCCGAGGAAATCACCCTGTCGGAGCCCTGATGAGATGCCTATTATAGGAACTGTTGGTACCTACTGGAATCCCTTAGGGTCTGCAAAAGGCTCTGGATCAGCTTCTTCTTTTAAAGGCATACCAAACTCGACCAGCAAGTACAGGGAG GATAAGAGAGTTAATTGGCACTCTACTCCATTTGAGGCAAGATTGGACAAAGCCTTACAAGGTGCTGCGGAAGCCTCTCTAGCTTGA